Within Anolis sagrei isolate rAnoSag1 chromosome 3, rAnoSag1.mat, whole genome shotgun sequence, the genomic segment gctatatggctccTATACCCTGACcattggcctgtggggtcccttaGGGTGCTGTTCTGTTCATGTATTTAACACCTATATGAAATAGCTGGGAAAAGTCATTCGGACTTTTGCGCTTTGGTGTTTCCAACATGCTGACACCCACTCTACCTCTCCTTTCCATCTGATTACCGAACCAATGTCTACATGAGGGGaaaattaaagcttgtgtgccagctgcatccgtaccttgggaagtctgacctggcaagtgtccacgctcttgttgcatcccaaattactgcaatgcactctacgtggggctgcctttgaagactgtttggaaacttcaactagtccaacgggctgcagccagattactaaccgaAGCAACATagagggagcacaccacccccttgttgtgtcagctccactggctgccgatccatttccgaactcaattcaaagtgctggttttgacctataaagctctataaagttctggcccagcttacttgtctcaCGACGTcctgccttgcagtttaagatcatccggggagaccctgctctcgctcctgccagcGTCGCAAAtttgtctggcggggacgagagacaggaccttctcggctgtagcccctcGCCTGAggaactcgcttcccaatgaggtaagattggcttcatccctcctgtcttttaggaagaaattgagtcgtggttctgggaccaggctcttggacagcaggcataaatagtgcTTTGTATATGGAATTAGACTGGAATAGTGATACGGTGGTtaatattgtttttactgttttaattaatgttctatttattgttttaattgttgttatattgctttgttatatttaatggcatcaaattgtgccaaatgtaggcCGTCCTGAGTCACCCtttgagggttgagaaggacagggtagaaatactggaaataaataaataaaatgaaacttaATGCAGACAAGACGGAGGTGCTCTTGATCAAAGGCACATAAGGGAATAGGGATTCCACCTCTGCTAGATGTGGTTATACTCCCTCTGTTTGGCTGTTCTTCTGAACTCAATGTTGGAACTTGAATGCCAGCTTTTAACAGTGGCCAGGAATACATTTGGAAAATTAATCCTAGCATACCAGTCATGTCTGTTCCTTGAAGCATCAGCTCTAGCTACAGTGATGCATACCTTGGTTACATCCTATTTGGCCTACTACTAACACACTCTACTTGGGTCTATCTTTAGAAATTGTTCATAAACTTATGGCCAAAAAGCTGACTGGGCCAGTTATAGTAAGCATTTAACTCTCTTGCTCCAACAGCTTCACTGGTGtggttctgggcacaattcaaagtgctggtcatgaccaataaagtgtgcttgctccatccatgttcaacatctacacaaacgaccagccactgccagaagggacagagagtttaatctatgctgatgatagtggtaatggaacataggaatggaacaatggacgacgaacctggactacgcttggatgatgagaagattgggtacggttgttttttgtaataattgtgcattgtaattgcttattggtaatttatgaataatgtgttaagtcaattgttatatgttgtatggaaccactgctgtttctactgtttttactgtttgtgaaccgccgtgagtcgccttcgggcttgagatacagcggtatataagcaaagtaaataaataataaattactgctcaagcagggagctttgagatggtagaacagaagctttccgaagctctaggtgctcttactgcctattacagggaaaaccagctgatccccaacccatctaaaacacagatatgtgcctttcatctcaagaacagagaagcatcccgaactctgaagatcacctgggaaggaatcccactggagcattgcagcacacccaaatacctgggagtcactctggaccgtgctcttacctacaagaagcattgcctgaacatcaaacaaaaagtgggtgctagaaacaatatcatacgaaagctgactggcacaacctggggatcacaaccagatacagtgatgacatctgcccttgcgctgtgctactctgctgctgagtatgcatgcccagtgtggaacacatctcactacactaaaacagtggatgtggctcttaatgagacatgctgcattatcacggggtgtctgcgccctacaccactggaaaaattacactgtctagccagtatggcactacctgacatccaccgggaagtggcagccaatagtgaaaggactaaggcagagacatctccagctcatcccctatttgggtatcagccagcacgtcaacgacttaaatccagacatagttttctaagatctacagagacactcgctggaacacctcagcaagcgagagtccaaaactggcaggctcaaacccagaacctcaaccaatggctgataccaaatgagaaactcccccctgggcacacagaggactgggcgacttggaaggcgctgaacagactgcgctctggcaccataagatgcagagccaaccttcagaaatggggctacaaagtggaatcctcgacatgcgagtgcggagaggagcaaaccactgaccacctgctgcaatgcaacctgagcccatccacatgcaccatggaggaccttcttgcagcaacaccagaagcactccaagtggccagatactggtcaaaggacatttaatcaacctccaaactcacacattttgtattttctctgtttgctttgttctgttagaaatgtaatataattgactggctgctctgacacgagaaataaaaaatacCAATAAAGTTCTATATGCCGAAGATCCAGAATATCCAAAAGACTGAATCGTCCCATTCAGACCTGCTAGAGTTCTAACATAATCTGAGGGGCGAGGGAGAAGCTTTTtgtcagtcccaccaccatcacaggctcaCTTGCTGAGGACATAAGCAAGCCTTCTCAGTAGCTGCTTACATCCTCTGGAAGTCCATTTCACAGGAGGTTAGGCTGCTCTCCTTCTTGAAGGACATCATAGAATCTGGCAGGTAGTTTCAAAATCCATCAAATACACCAACATTTTGATAATATACCCTTAAAAATATGAGTGAATATGGTGTTCTGAAAGGACTGAGAATGTGTTACCTTATCTCAGGTTATAATCAGTATGTCAGAAAAGTCAACTTATCTTATATAGAAACATCTTTTTTACATTTTACTTGCTAGCTGTTGTCCAAACAATTCACAGCAGACACACCCATTTtaatatgtcatgtttattaATAGTCTTGGCTAATGTTGAGGGTACAGTAAACCAATTTTATGTTAATATTGTCTTATACAAAATTAGCCCTTTTAAGTATcccaatacaaaacagtaaaagtgTTAATAATATACTCTTAAAATTGTAAGTATGTTAACTTTTATTCAAGAAAAGTGTTTGGAATGCTCTATAGATTGGCAAGTATCCTGAAGGAGGACAGAAGCTATTCTGATGCCAACTATATTTCCAAAGGTTGAAGACTGCCTGATAATAACTTTAGTTATTACTACTTTTCTTCAACACTAAATATTGGAATACGGCTCACTGCAGAAAAAAAAGGTACAAACAGATTTTAGAACTATGCCAGGCACAAAAATATCAATTAGTCCCATGGAACTTACGCCCCACTTTGTTAAAATATcttaaaaatttaaataaaaagaaatccaAGAGAGTAATTTATGAATGTTTAGTATCTTTAAAGAGTTTGAATAGTTACAAGCTAACATAAAAAGCCAAGACACTTCAAAATACAATTCCACAGGCAAAGACCACAGTATGCAATGGTCTATTCACAGCAACCAAGCTAAACATGCAGGGGTGCATATTAGTTCAGAATGAATGTACAATTTGTTAGGTATTTAATGAAAACTGAGATATAAAGTGGGGTTAAGCTTCCACTAATTATTTGGCACACACATACAGTTTTCCTATAATTGGCAAATTAACCCAATGCATTATGGTTTATTAGAGTAATAAACTCACACAGAGGCTGCCAATACCAGTTCAAACATGATCCTGAGAAATAGGAGATTTCAGAAGTGTGTTCAAAACAAGCATAACTTAACCCCTCTGTATGTGATTTGATGTAGGGCAAAAATATTGAAATGGCTACttttgaggaaaggagaaagataaACATACAGCCAAAAGCTTATGATCTGTTTTTGGAATTACTTGGAATGTTTTAATGGAAGTTTTACCATTTCAGCCAAGTATATGAACATTCTAGATGGAGTCCAGAGATGGATGAGCAAAACAGTGGTCACAAATTCCACAGCTCAGCGAATAGAACTAGGAGTTTGTACCTCCTTACAGCTCCCTATCAAAAATCTGTTCTGGAAGGTTGGAAGATTTGCTTGAACCATATATCTTATGACAGAAGACAAACAGGGAAAGGGGTAGTTAGCAAATATGGTTTCTTTGTTTAATAGGTATCTCTTCTATAATCCTATTATTACATTCCTATTCTCTTGAATTTTATATTATACAATTTTTTTTCACTTCTTTTTGTTATTCAAGGTCAGCTCTGGCAGCTTTCAAAGCAAGCCCAAAAACTAAAGCCCTAAAGCTTCAGACACTGTTTATTCTTATGTTTCAGATGAAGTAATTAGGAACTTAAATAACAGTTTGTGGAAATGAGGGTTTGATTTTAAAACAAAGTCTACATATTAAATATTAGAAACAGTATCATGCACCGAGTACCCATGTTCAGTCTTTTGGCACTGAGTTGTAAACTGCTTGAATTATAAATTCTACAACAGCAATGGTTGAGTAGAACAGACACTCAAAATAGattaacattaaaaaataaaaccactaGGACGCTGTAAACCTCTCCCTGCAGTTCTACTGTATACTACAAATGTTAGTTTTAATGTAACTTTTTATTTATGGCAATacaagattagcacacagcaaacaactTTTACtgccataaaaatgaaaaatcaaatgTTAGTAAACTtctaaagaagaaaggaattttaTGATCAAGCAGGGTCACTTCACATGAACTGCTCTTCAATTTTAAGAGATAGTTGGATATACTTATCTACATGGATATGTATATAGACATTTGCAACACTTTCGGGAGCAACAATTAAAATGACAATTCTTTAGAATTAAAGTTACTGCTAAAACTACTGTATTAGATCCATATTCTGTATGGACCACCATTAACTTGGTTTGTTAATGGAGAAGCATAGATTTCCATTATTTTCCAGAATAGTTGTCAAAACAAAGTACAAAGACACAGAACATTATAAGAAAACAATCAGTATGTAACAGGGACCAGGAGAAAGATGTCAGCAGACAACCTGCACACTCTAAGCGATTTTGTATATTATTGAAGATGGAAGACTAAACAGCACGAGACTTAAAGTTACTCTTTCCTCACAGTGCAAATGCCAGTGCCTGATTTTTCCTATGGCAAAACCAGCGCTGCCAGACAAAATATGCCTGAGGGTGTCTTTTGGtctaacctttttttaaaaaaggtaaaatatacaaaaatatatattcctgAAGATCTGACAGCAATTGTTTCCTATATTGTAACATGCCTTTTGAACATTATACTGTAagttttgttctattttttcagTTATGACACAAAATATTACATGTGTGGTAGCAACGTGGTAGAATAACACTGCAGTTGTAGAAATGTAGAGCAGCTCAGGGGTGTTAGAGGCACACAGGACTAATATCCTACGAAATGCAAGAAATGGCACTGAAAAAATTGTCACTTGTATTGTTGGATAGcctaaaaccaaagaacactatTTCAAGGCCCAAATGTTCACTCACAACCGTCTTTATAAATTTCTGCATCAAAAGTACTTAATACTGAGCAAATAAAGATTTGTTATTTATCGAGATAATGGTTTAAATTCCTTTTGTTGTATGTGCATATAAACCAGACTACTAGGTCATTAGGAAAGGCTACAGAGGAAATGCAAAGCACACATGCAGATTTTGGACCTTAGGGGCAGTGGTCAAAATCACATGATCCCTTCAGTGTAACCAAAGAAACACAAAATAGTGATAGTAATCCACATTGTCACATGAATAGTATCAAGTTAGGAAACATTTGGAGTATCTATGTAACcaggatatatttttttaaaagttcagtaAAAGAGTAAAACTATCAAAGTTAATAAATCACCACATAACATTAAACCAACATTAAAATATTGACCAAATTTGTTGTTTACAAAGTAGGCATTACAAAAATGACCACAATGTATTTCCAATGTTGAATGCAAATGGTCTTCCGTCTCATAAGAAGCATCTCTCGCCACCAAATATGCCACTGCATCACGTCTGAAATGGCTTCATTTAATGATGGTATCTGCAAAAAGGACATTATTGATACACTGTATAGCATGTGTAACCCTAACATGCAGCATGTTTATTACATTTTTGTGCTAAAATATTAAAGGAGAAGGGGAGACAAGAGCCCTTGGTATCTTTGACTCTTTCTTGTTCCTTCTCTATTAGAGGTCAGACAACATCATGACAGAATTATTTTCTGGATATGGCTATACATATATATTGCACTGGATTCAATCCTTGAGTTGATTTTCCCCCAGCAATGAATTTCTTACagcatttatttcttatttaatttGCCTTGAATTAACTGTACATTGTACATttcaattattgttattactaaaaTATTACAGTTTTATACACTTAAATTCTTAACATCCTCTAAAAAGTCCATAATTCAATTGGTTGTACTTTATTGAAATAGGGGAGCCCACAATCCTGAAAGGTCTCAACTCCAAACCATATAATAGAACTGAGAATACTTTAAAGGTTTTGTTGAGCTTTACATTTTTAACCATTAAAAAGCTATATTGAGCCATCTCTATTCTAACAATTACTGCATTATTTTTCTATAAAAAAGTAATCTTACCAAATAATTTAAACTTTATGCCCATGAGCCACAGCACTGTCTCCCTCGCCACCCTGCCTTTGCATCTGCATCTGCGCCTGCATCCTGGCAATCATTTCTTGCATGCGACGGagctaaaaaacaaacaaactgttaTCACATTTTCTCTGGGCAAGTATGTTACAAGAGAAGAAGTAACATATTGGTTTCCTCCCATTCTTTGCCACAGTAACACTCCAGAACCAATACACCAAAACAGTATCTCATAGCAATCTGAATGAATTTCTTCCCTCTCAACTGAAGTAAAGTGCGATCTTAAAATATATACTCTTAATCTGTAGTAAATTAAATGGAATAAAAGAAAGCCGGGTCTTACAGAGAAACAAAGTAAAGTGCCTCTCGTGAAGTACTATACATATTTTGAGTAAAAGGAAAATCCTTACTTCAGCTTCCTTTTCCAATAAAATCTGGTCTTTATTGGCATCCTCATCTTCTACCTTCCGActttggggagaaggaggaaaaggacacATAATTATAGCAAGAACAAAAATGCCCtttcatttttctaaaaaaagaagACCATTTACAAGAAACTCTCATTAAGAATATTTCACTAGCCCAACCAATTTAAAAATAGAAGTTTCATTTTaggcttttaaaaattacaaaataaaaaaaataagcagGATACtagaaataacactttaaaaataaagatcTGATTCAATGGATGAGAATTTATCCCTCACTACAGCTTCATATTAATCATACATTCTTTTTGTAGACTTGCCCAATTATGATTTTCTCTCATTATTATTTCtatgcattattttaaaaattagtcCGCTCTGACACTTAAAGATAAGAGTAGGCCAGAGCTGAATACAGATACTTCGCTTTCAAACAAAGTGTCAGAAAACCTAGTAAACAAGCTTAAATTACGTATTTTTGATTGCATAGAGGTTAAAATATGAAGATGGAAAGTAACTAAATGGAAATATTAATTCAGTAAATTAGATCCTCACCTGCCACCCTTTTTAAGTCTTTCAGAACGGAAGTTTTCATAGTGAAGGTCTTGAGTCACTTCCTGGAGATCCTGCATGTGGGTGCTAAAAGGACAGTAATCCCACATTCGTTATCAGCTGAGTAATGTAATTTTATCTCCTGAAAGAAGGCTATACGAAGCAAAGGTCAGGAAAGCACAACAAATTAAACCTATAAAATTCATCATGTTATAAACACAGAGAACATATTTCCACCTATGCAGCTAATCTAACCATGCAAGATATTTCAAGTTCAACAGTTCAGTATTAGAttgatggaaataattttatctcCAGTTCAAAGGTGCTTTCAAAATTTCCATTAAATTCCTTCTGGGACTGCCAAGTAGTTAATACTTAATTATTTTGAATAGTttgttccagttttttttttcaatcacaAAAATTATTAGGGAATGGTATTCATCATCCTTAACTGTTGAACAAAAAATATGATCATCCCTTTTCAGCAGGAGACAGAACATGGGATGAAATATCACTCAATTTAGTATTTAGGCAAAGGCAATATGCTTACATTAGCATGGTTCTTAGTTTCAAGAAGTCGTTATGTTCGGGGTTTTCCACTTCAACAACTCCCCAAGGATAGAGACGACCTCTAACCTTTTTACCCTTGGCTTCAATTAGTTGATTGGATCCAACTACACAAAATGGAATGCTGGTCTGGAATTGAAGTCAATAAAAGAAGTGTAACCATTACATTTTCTTGAAGTGGCTAAAATGTTTTATGAATATCATAATCATCTCAAGTATTTATACAGAAGTAACTACTTTTCCAGAGATTAGAATTCAGGACCATGACCATGGATAAGCAGGTAGTGGCCGGGATTCAACAGTATTTTACCACTGATGGAACTCTTTATCAGCAAAACAGTAAGCATCTTTCAATGCTTTTAAGCACAGAATATACCATAGgtatcctgccttttctctcaAATGGGAATCCAAAACCTTATGGGTAAAGAATTCTCAAATGTAAATCAAAATCAAGTAAACTGCACATCAGAGAAAAAGTAGAAAGTATAGTATTCCCCATTAAAAGTCCCATCTTTAGAAGCCCATAAGTTAACAAAAGCCTGCCTGAAGAAATGTAGTCAAAGAACAGGGAGGAGGTCAGACAGGTCTTCCTCAATGAAGTAACAAGTACCACAAAGAATTTCTCTTTAAACTTTGCTCCAGAGAGTTTGGAAAAGTAAAGTTTTGGGTAGTGCATACAGTTGCAAGGGGAGAGAAGAAACCTTACTAGCAGATGGACACTAGCTTGATACTGAATTTAGGCCTGcagcacagtaaaaaaaaaaatcacacttcaAGATGTTTCATGTACAACTCTGATAATAACTTGGAATAGAAGAGGATAGCATAAAGCTTCTGATATTTGGCAATGAAAATTATCACTGTTTTCGATTTCATTAACACTCCTTACCTTCAAAAGCCTGGTCTGTTCTTTAAAGTCTTCATCCTCATCTGATTCAGCATCAGGCAAATGATAAATCTTGATGCTGTGCTCTTCAATCTCATCCAGAATCTAGAGAAAATATAGGCTAATATAGATTGAGATCCAAAGATAACAAGCACAGCAGGTCTTCTCTACCTAATTTTTTTCATAGCAGATTCTGACAGTCAGAGTGATCAACAGGGCACAAAGACATACAGTTGGAAAGCCTAATAGCCTCTTCTTTCACTAAACTGCTTTTCAATATGTGTAGAGGACTGTTTTGATCCCAAAATTCATACATATTACTTTGTTTTCAAGATGAACAAAGGAGAAGGGGGTAGGACAAAAGAACTAAAATAAGCTCAAAGTGCACACTGGCCTCACTAAGTAGTGTCGAACAAGCCACAGAGACTCTTAAGATGTCACAGATTTACTTAGCATCTGTTTGATTGCCTGTCACATATTTTCCCTGCCTGTCACATATTTTCCCATGCTTCTATGAATATAAAAGCTCACCCTTTTCTTCAGTCTTTCCCGCTCCTTCAGAGTAAGAGTGTCAGCTTTTGCAATTACAGGTACAATGTTGACTTTGTTGTGAATGGCTTTCATGAACTCAACATCTAATGGCTTGagtctaaaaaaataaaaattactttcTTATGGCATGTACTTCTTAAAAACATATGAGAACTGTCAGATAAAATTGTTACACTACCATTTAATACCATGTACACATATTTAAAGGAGATAAAATATTAGACATTTTCAAATATTGGttaattgttattttgaaaagtttttaaGAGGTAAGCTACTacataaaacaattttttttgtctCAAATCCATAATTAGTACAATACCTACCCATGGCCAAATGGTGAAATGAAATAGAAGCAGCAGTGAACTCGATTATCTACGATATGTCGTCTGTTCAAACCACTCTCATCATGAAGATAGCGCTCAAACTGTTCATCAATATAGGAAATTATAGTCCTGAAActtttataaaatataaattatgcTTACAAAACATTTGTCCTCTTAAATTCTTAAAATACTGTGAAACAATTGTTATAGTAAACAAACACCAATTCTTTCGAATAGAGCCATTTTAAGATTAAATGAGTGTTTACTGTGTAAAAAATTTAGTAACTTGATTATTTAATATAATCCAAaattttactattactattatatttatttatactccactttatctctcctgcaggagtcTGTTTAGAAGGTCTCACAGTTCTATGAATAGCCATCAGTTTAAATCAAAGAGGATGCAGGTGACagaatttctttattttcttattaTCCCTGGAGCTTTCAAGCTGCCCAAAAAGCTGTTTTAGGGTTCATGGGGCTGGAGTAAAAAGAAGATACCACTTTCAGGTTCCATAAGTCTTTTGCCAGATGTACAAacagggtttagaaaaggcagaggaatgagagaccaaattgccaatatccgctggataatggagaaaggcagggagtttcagaaaaacatctatttctcttTTATTGGCTATTCTAAAGACATTCACtgggtggatcataataaattgtggaacaactgactggttcaagattgggaaaggcatacggcagggttgtatactctcacccaac encodes:
- the SEPTIN2 gene encoding septin-2; the encoded protein is MAKQQPAEKFTNPETPGYVGFANLPNQVHRKSVKKGFEFTLMVVGESGLGKSTLINSLFLTDLYPERIIPGAAEKIERTVQIEASTVEIEERGVKLRLTVVDTPGYGDAINCRDCFRTIISYIDEQFERYLHDESGLNRRHIVDNRVHCCFYFISPFGHGLKPLDVEFMKAIHNKVNIVPVIAKADTLTLKERERLKKRILDEIEEHSIKIYHLPDAESDEDEDFKEQTRLLKTSIPFCVVGSNQLIEAKGKKVRGRLYPWGVVEVENPEHNDFLKLRTMLITHMQDLQEVTQDLHYENFRSERLKKGGSRKVEDEDANKDQILLEKEAELRRMQEMIARMQAQMQMQRQGGEGDSAVAHGHKV